In Dermatophilus congolensis, a genomic segment contains:
- the ftsY gene encoding signal recognition particle-docking protein FtsY — MTGPVDQILNDFGGILLAVIGVIVIGVGTLVTLLGPGRRRQTELPPANTAPEPPQQQDLKPVELEQPANARGRIQQLRVRLSRSNSALGRGLLTLIAGGRLDEETWQDLEDTLIAADLGPEAASSIVTALRERVAAEGAQDETTIRAWLHEELLRVVDPTMDRRISSRQVDGRPAVILVVGVNGTGKTTTVGKLSRVMVAENRKVTLGAADTFRAAAADQLTTWGQRVGVPTVRSDKEGADPAAVAFEAVKAGAEAGSDVVIVDTAGRLHNKTNLMDELGKIKRVIEKQSPLDEVLLVLDATTGQNGLAQAEVFAEAVNITGIVLTKLDGTAKGGIVVAVQRKLKVPVKLVGIGEGADDLAPFDPTSFVDSILGPDPARKTNLPS; from the coding sequence TTGACTGGTCCTGTGGATCAGATACTCAACGATTTCGGAGGAATTCTCCTCGCTGTCATCGGGGTGATCGTCATTGGCGTGGGGACGTTAGTCACGCTCCTCGGGCCAGGACGGCGCCGCCAAACCGAGCTCCCCCCAGCCAACACCGCACCGGAGCCGCCACAGCAACAAGACTTAAAACCTGTCGAACTTGAACAACCCGCGAATGCACGGGGACGAATACAGCAGTTACGTGTTCGCTTATCTCGGTCTAACTCGGCCCTTGGCCGTGGCCTCCTTACCCTCATCGCCGGGGGGCGCCTCGACGAGGAAACATGGCAGGACCTGGAAGACACCCTCATTGCTGCTGACCTTGGTCCCGAGGCCGCCTCCAGCATTGTGACTGCGCTACGGGAACGCGTTGCTGCTGAGGGCGCACAAGATGAGACAACGATCCGTGCTTGGCTTCATGAAGAACTCTTGCGCGTGGTTGATCCCACCATGGATCGACGTATTTCCAGTAGGCAAGTCGATGGCCGCCCGGCGGTCATTCTTGTTGTAGGTGTTAACGGGACAGGTAAAACCACCACCGTTGGCAAGCTTTCTCGTGTCATGGTGGCGGAGAACCGCAAGGTCACTCTCGGTGCCGCAGATACCTTCCGCGCTGCTGCTGCCGACCAACTCACAACATGGGGTCAGCGGGTTGGGGTGCCCACTGTTCGAAGTGACAAAGAAGGGGCTGATCCGGCTGCGGTTGCCTTCGAGGCGGTAAAAGCTGGTGCCGAAGCTGGTAGTGATGTCGTCATCGTGGATACAGCTGGGCGCTTGCATAACAAAACCAATCTCATGGATGAGCTAGGCAAAATTAAACGTGTCATCGAAAAGCAGAGCCCTCTCGATGAAGTACTGCTTGTACTTGATGCCACCACTGGTCAAAACGGCCTTGCTCAGGCTGAGGTTTTTGCCGAAGCAGTGAATATCACTGGAATCGTTCTCACTAAACTTGACGGGACAGCTAAAGGCGGCATCGTCGTAGCCGTTCAGCGCAAACTCAAAGTTCCTGTCAAGCTTGTTGGAATTGGTGAAGGTGCCGATGATCTTGCTCCCTTTGATC